A genomic region of Pseudopipra pipra isolate bDixPip1 chromosome W, bDixPip1.hap1, whole genome shotgun sequence contains the following coding sequences:
- the LOC135405451 gene encoding olfactory receptor 14J1-like: MPNSSSLSQFLLLAFADRRELQLLHFWLFLAISLAALLANGLILSAVACDHHLHTPMGFFLLNLSLTDLGCICTTVPKAMHNSLHNTTTITYTGCAAQLFFFFFFMSAEYFLLTIMCYDRYVAICKPLHYGTLLGSRACAHMAAAAWATGCLNSLLHTANTFSLPLCQGNALGQFFCEIPHILKLSCSQSYVRELGFMVFGVCLAFGCFLFIVFSYVQIFRAVLRIPSQQGRHKAFSTCLPHLAVLSLFLSTAAFAYLKPPSISSPSLDLALSVLYSVVPPALNPLIYSLRNQELKDAMRKLITGCFSEAINSPSSPCYVPH, encoded by the coding sequence atgcccaacagcagctccctcagccagttcctcctcctggcattcgcagacaggcgggagctgcagctcctgcacttctggctcttcctggccatctccctggctgccctcctggccaacggcctcatcctcagcgccgtagcctgtgaccaccacctgcacacccccatgggcttcttcctgctcaacctctccctcacagacctgggctgcatctgcaccactgtccccaaagccatgcacaattccctccataacaccacaaccatcacctacacaggatgtgctgcacagctctttttctttttcttcttcatgtcagcagagtatttcctcctcaccatcatgtgctacgaccgctacgttgccatctgcaaacccctgcactacgggaccctcctgggcagcagagcttgtgcccacatggcagcagctgcctgggccactgggtgTCTAAATTCACTgttgcacacagccaatacattttccctgcccctgtgccagggtaatgccctgggccagttcttctgtgaaatcccacacatcctcaagctctcctgctcacagtcCTATGTCAGGGAACTTGGGTTCATGGTGTTTGGTGTCTGTTTAGcatttggttgttttcttttcattgttttctcctatgtgcagatcttcagggctgtgctgaggatcccctctcagcagggacggcacaaagccttttccacctgcctccctcacctggccgtgctctccctgttcctcagcactgcagcatttgcctacctgaagcccccctccatctcctccccatccctggatctggcactatcagttctgtactcagtggttcctccagcattgaaccccctcatctatagcctgaggaaccaggagctcaaggatgccatgaGGAAACtgataactgggtgtttttcagaagccataaactctccttcttctccatgttatgtacctcattaa